In Streptomyces capitiformicae, one genomic interval encodes:
- a CDS encoding 5-(carboxyamino)imidazole ribonucleotide synthase produces the protein MTFPVVGMVGGGQLARMTHEAGIPLGIRFKLLSDTPQDSAAQVVSDVVIGDYRDLDTLREFAQGCDVITFDHEHVPTEHLRALEADGIPVRPGPDALQHAQDKGVMRAKLDAIGVPCPRHRIVADPADVAAFAAEGLPEGAEDDGFPVILKTVRGGYDGKGVWVVRSVEDAAEPFRAGVPVLAEEKVDFVRELAANVVRSPHGQAVAYPVVESQQVNGVCDTVIAPAPDLDEALALRAEEMALRIAKELDVVGHLAVELFQTRDGRILVNELAMRPHNSGHWTQDGAITSQFANHVRAVLDLPLGDPRPRAPWTVMVNVLGGDYPDMYSAYLHCMARDPRLKIHMYGKDVKPGRKVGHVNTYGDDLDDALDRARHAAGYLRGTITE, from the coding sequence GTGACGTTCCCGGTAGTCGGCATGGTCGGCGGGGGTCAGCTCGCTCGTATGACACACGAGGCGGGCATCCCGCTCGGCATCAGGTTCAAGCTTCTCAGTGACACCCCTCAGGATTCCGCGGCGCAGGTGGTGAGCGATGTCGTCATCGGCGACTATCGCGACCTCGACACGCTCCGCGAGTTCGCGCAGGGCTGCGACGTGATCACCTTTGATCACGAACACGTACCCACCGAGCATCTACGGGCCCTGGAGGCGGACGGCATCCCCGTACGCCCGGGCCCGGACGCTCTGCAGCACGCCCAGGACAAGGGCGTGATGCGGGCGAAGCTCGACGCGATCGGCGTCCCGTGCCCCCGGCACCGGATCGTCGCCGATCCGGCGGATGTGGCGGCCTTCGCCGCCGAGGGGCTTCCTGAAGGGGCCGAGGATGACGGTTTTCCGGTCATCCTCAAGACCGTCCGCGGCGGCTACGACGGCAAGGGCGTGTGGGTCGTCCGCTCGGTCGAGGACGCCGCCGAACCGTTCCGCGCCGGCGTCCCCGTCCTCGCCGAGGAGAAGGTCGACTTCGTACGGGAGTTGGCCGCGAACGTCGTACGGTCGCCGCACGGTCAGGCCGTCGCGTACCCGGTCGTCGAGTCGCAGCAGGTGAACGGCGTCTGTGACACGGTCATCGCACCCGCCCCCGACCTGGACGAGGCGCTCGCCCTCCGGGCCGAGGAGATGGCCCTGCGGATCGCGAAGGAACTGGACGTCGTCGGCCATCTCGCCGTCGAACTCTTCCAGACGCGCGACGGACGCATCCTCGTCAACGAGTTGGCGATGCGCCCCCACAACTCGGGCCACTGGACCCAGGACGGCGCGATCACCAGCCAGTTCGCCAACCATGTACGGGCCGTCCTCGACCTGCCGCTGGGCGACCCGCGCCCGCGTGCGCCGTGGACCGTCATGGTCAACGTCCTCGGCGGTGACTACCCCGACATGTACTCGGCCTACCTGCACTGCATGGCCCGCGACCCCCGGCTCAAGATCCACATGTACGGCAAGGACGTGAAGCCCGGCCGCAAGGTCGGCCACGTCAACACCTACGGCGACGACCTCGACGACGCGCTGGACCGCGCCCGTCACGCCGCCGGATACCTGAGAGGCACGATCACCGAATGA
- a CDS encoding GtrA family protein — translation MGSTTSGPHAKPRGVLRRRIDQFVREVVKFGAVGGAGLLVNLAVFNLVRHTTDLQVVRASVIATVVAIAFNYVGFRYFTYRDRDKSGRTKEMTLFLLFSAVGLVIENGVLYTATYGFDWDSPLQSNIFKFLGIGIATLFRFWSYRTWVFRALPARAAVASAESFLEAGAAHPPALTGGAVKRPPR, via the coding sequence ATGGGAAGTACCACCTCGGGGCCTCATGCGAAGCCCCGCGGCGTCCTGCGCCGACGGATCGACCAGTTCGTACGTGAGGTCGTCAAGTTCGGGGCGGTTGGCGGTGCGGGGCTGCTGGTGAATCTCGCCGTGTTCAACCTCGTACGGCACACCACCGACCTCCAGGTCGTGCGGGCCAGCGTCATCGCCACGGTCGTCGCCATCGCCTTCAACTACGTCGGCTTCCGCTACTTCACGTACCGGGACCGCGACAAGAGCGGCCGTACGAAGGAGATGACCCTCTTCCTGCTGTTCAGCGCGGTCGGCCTGGTGATCGAGAACGGCGTGCTGTACACGGCGACGTACGGCTTCGACTGGGACAGCCCGTTGCAGAGCAACATCTTCAAGTTCCTCGGCATCGGCATCGCGACCCTCTTCCGGTTCTGGTCGTATCGCACATGGGTGTTCCGCGCGCTGCCCGCGCGAGCGGCGGTCGCCAGCGCCGAATCGTTCCTCGAAGCGGGGGCCGCCCATCCGCCTGCCCTTACCGGGGGTGCGGTGAAGCGACCGCCCCGCTAG
- a CDS encoding ATP-binding protein → MRRRLIQSTLAVVLVVIAVFGVSLVIVETRTISNSAQKQVESEAVQLASIVDSRIIGDERITAKVLRDQVGDERYARIEIPGQPPIEIGEKPTGDVIRHRAKGEKNEIVTVEESRSAVSREVGRTLLIIAAVALLAVVAAVLLAVRQANRLASPLTDLAETAERLGSGDPRPRHKRYGVPELDRVADVLDSSAERIGRMLTAERRLAADASHQLRTPLTALSMRLEEITLTDDPATVKEEAHIALTQVERLTDVVERLLTNSRDPRNGSAVSFELDEVIKQQLEEWRPAYRSAGRAVVSSGKRHLQAVGTPGAVAQVLAALIENSLMHGGGTVALRTRVTGNQAVIEVTDEGPGVPADLGARIFERAISGRNSTGIGLAVARDLAEADGGRLEMLQAKPPVFALFLSRTPKMPSGVEERPVR, encoded by the coding sequence GTGCGTCGCCGCCTCATCCAGTCCACCCTCGCCGTGGTCCTCGTCGTCATCGCGGTCTTCGGCGTCTCCCTCGTCATCGTCGAGACCCGCACGATCAGCAACAGCGCCCAGAAACAGGTCGAATCCGAAGCGGTGCAGCTGGCGAGCATCGTGGACAGCCGCATCATCGGCGACGAGCGCATCACGGCCAAGGTCCTCCGCGACCAGGTCGGCGACGAGCGCTACGCCCGGATCGAGATCCCCGGCCAGCCCCCGATCGAGATCGGCGAGAAGCCCACCGGCGACGTCATCCGCCACCGAGCCAAGGGCGAGAAGAACGAGATCGTCACGGTCGAGGAGTCCCGCTCGGCGGTGAGCCGCGAAGTCGGCCGTACGCTGCTGATCATCGCGGCGGTCGCCCTGCTCGCCGTCGTCGCCGCCGTCCTCCTCGCCGTACGCCAGGCCAACCGCCTCGCCTCCCCCCTCACCGACCTCGCCGAGACCGCCGAACGCCTCGGCTCCGGCGACCCGCGCCCCCGCCACAAGCGGTACGGCGTCCCGGAGCTGGACCGGGTCGCGGATGTGCTGGACTCCTCCGCCGAGCGCATCGGCCGCATGCTGACCGCCGAGCGGCGCCTCGCGGCGGACGCCTCCCATCAGCTGCGTACGCCGTTGACCGCGCTGTCCATGCGGCTGGAGGAGATCACCCTCACCGACGATCCGGCCACGGTGAAGGAGGAGGCGCACATCGCGCTGACCCAGGTGGAACGGCTGACGGACGTCGTGGAGCGGCTCCTCACCAACTCCCGTGATCCGCGCAACGGTTCGGCCGTCTCCTTCGAGCTCGACGAGGTCATCAAGCAGCAACTGGAGGAGTGGCGCCCGGCCTACCGCAGCGCCGGCCGGGCCGTCGTCAGCTCCGGCAAGCGGCACCTTCAGGCCGTGGGCACGCCGGGCGCGGTGGCGCAGGTGCTGGCCGCGTTGATCGAGAACTCGCTCATGCACGGTGGCGGCACGGTGGCGTTGCGTACGCGCGTGACCGGGAACCAGGCGGTGATCGAGGTCACCGACGAGGGGCCCGGCGTTCCCGCCGACCTCGGGGCGCGGATCTTCGAGCGGGCGATCAGCGGGCGCAACTCCACGGGGATCGGTCTCGCCGTCGCCCGCGACCTCGCGGAGGCCGACGGGGGCCGCCTGGAGATGCTCCAGGCGAAGCCGCCGGTGTTCGCGTTGTTCCTGTCGCGCACGCCGAAGATGCCGTCGGGCGTGGAGGAACGGCCGGTTCGCTGA
- a CDS encoding response regulator transcription factor, with the protein MTRVLLAEDDASISEPLARALRREGYEVEVREDGPTALDAGMQGGVDLVVLDLGLPGMDGLEVARRLRAEGHTIPILILTARADEVDTVVGLDAGADDYVTKPFRLAELLARVRALLRRGAAEPQQPPATHGVRIDVESHRAWMGEEELQLTAKEFDLLRVLVRDAGRVVTRDQLMREVWDTTWWSSTKTLDMHISWLRKKLGDDAANPRYIATVRGVGFRFEKN; encoded by the coding sequence ATGACCCGTGTACTGCTCGCCGAGGACGACGCGTCCATCTCGGAGCCGCTGGCTCGCGCACTGCGCCGGGAGGGGTACGAGGTGGAGGTCCGCGAGGACGGCCCCACCGCGCTGGACGCCGGAATGCAGGGTGGTGTCGACCTGGTCGTCCTGGACCTGGGGCTGCCCGGTATGGACGGCCTGGAGGTGGCCCGCCGACTGCGTGCCGAGGGCCACACCATCCCGATCCTCATCCTGACCGCGCGCGCCGACGAGGTGGACACCGTCGTCGGCCTCGACGCGGGCGCCGACGACTACGTCACCAAGCCCTTCCGGCTGGCCGAGCTGCTGGCCCGCGTCCGGGCCCTGCTCCGGCGCGGCGCCGCCGAGCCCCAGCAGCCGCCCGCCACGCACGGCGTCCGCATCGACGTCGAGTCCCACCGCGCCTGGATGGGCGAGGAGGAACTCCAGCTCACGGCCAAGGAGTTCGACCTCCTGCGGGTGCTGGTGCGCGACGCGGGCCGGGTCGTCACCCGCGACCAGCTGATGCGCGAGGTCTGGGACACGACGTGGTGGTCGTCGACGAAGACCTTGGACATGCACATCTCCTGGCTCCGCAAGAAACTGGGCGACGACGCGGCGAACCCCCGCTACATCGCGACGGTACGAGGAGTGGGCTTCCGCTTCGAGAAGAACTGA